In one window of Miscanthus floridulus cultivar M001 chromosome 12, ASM1932011v1, whole genome shotgun sequence DNA:
- the LOC136497587 gene encoding uncharacterized protein produces the protein MENKSPSSSCVSPAPTSTMSAGESSWAMHIANFLASTPQDGIREMGDQHAAVSGGSSFSSGFSSSFHSFGDDASFITSELMCDDDEEDESLQDTACSSAAGHQKMATMANFDMKQMAPMDAKEFNMPLLMAKYLEAMGSKQQATGVDQQAINSFSNNEKALYESNELRKKGLCLVPISMLINYLG, from the exons ATGGAGAACAAATCACCCTCCTCCTCATGCGTCAGCCCAGCGCCCACATCCACCATGTCAGCCGGCGAGAGCAGCTGGGCCATGCACATCGCAAACTTCCTGGCCTCGACGCCGCAAGACGGCATCAGAGAGATGGGCGATCAGCATGCAGCGGTCTCTGGCGGCAGCAGCTTCTCCTCCGgcttctcttcttccttccatTCCTTTGGCGACGACGCCTCCTTCATCACGTCTGAGCTCATGTGTGACGACGACGAAGAGGATGAGTCCCTACAGGACACGGCCTGTTCTTCTGCAGCTGGCCACCAAAAG ATGGCTACCATGGCAAATTTCGATATGAAGCAAATGGCACCCATGGATGCAAAAGAGTTCAACATGCCCTTGCTCATG GCCAAGTACTTGGAAGCTATGGGTTCAAAACAACAGGCGACTGGCGTGGATCAACAAGCCATCAATAGTTTTAGTAACAACGAGAAGGCGCTATATGAGAGTAATGAGCTGAGGAAGAAAGGGCTTTGCTTGGTCCCTATCTCTATGTTGATAAACTATCTCGGGTGA